The following coding sequences lie in one Mucilaginibacter sp. KACC 22773 genomic window:
- a CDS encoding RagB/SusD family nutrient uptake outer membrane protein produces MKFNLKKYRIGYSLLILTIMLGSCKNELVEKNKGGFVKSNYFTSANQARIFVNGIYQKLYLFQNGDAYGESPFITIELFAGHTTSLGQSVNNNNVINNRTDAVNPGFEDVWQNSYGAIANANVAIANIPPITPFADADKKALLGEAYFLRAFFYYHLVRLYGDVPLITEPVTITSPNLYPARTAAAAVYDQIISDLKAAEASGLPESDKTGKVSLGAVRTLLASVYLTTAGFPLKKTANYALAAAEILPVINGTAYTLFDKYDYLHDNAHKNQGELIFQSNYLVGVATNAIPQLTVPFNLLVGVYGDHLGAMIPTNAFFNSYEAGDLRAKERQFYFSSYPSSKDGTIINFGEHALYKYFHVESATGNGQSDENWTFLRLPEAMLIYAEASNEAEGAPNATAIAQLNKIRARAQLAPIGALSQDAFRKEVWKERYHELAYENKAYFDIQRTHQVYDVINNTFGDATSTKNEQNVTMKAQYYLWPIPQREISTNAKLTQNPGW; encoded by the coding sequence ATGAAGTTTAATTTAAAAAAATACCGGATTGGTTATTCATTACTGATTCTCACTATAATGCTTGGTAGTTGCAAAAACGAGCTTGTCGAAAAAAATAAAGGCGGTTTTGTAAAAAGTAATTATTTTACCAGTGCAAACCAGGCGCGTATATTTGTTAATGGTATTTACCAAAAGCTTTACCTGTTTCAAAATGGGGATGCCTACGGTGAAAGCCCGTTTATTACCATCGAGCTTTTTGCAGGTCATACTACCTCATTAGGGCAAAGTGTTAATAATAACAACGTTATAAACAACCGTACCGACGCTGTTAACCCGGGTTTTGAAGATGTATGGCAAAATAGCTATGGCGCTATAGCAAATGCCAATGTGGCCATAGCAAATATTCCGCCGATAACTCCTTTTGCCGACGCGGATAAAAAAGCTTTGTTAGGCGAAGCCTATTTCTTAAGGGCGTTCTTTTATTATCACCTGGTTAGGTTATACGGCGATGTACCATTAATTACCGAACCGGTTACTATTACAAGCCCCAATCTTTACCCTGCACGTACAGCTGCCGCTGCTGTGTATGATCAAATCATCAGCGACCTCAAAGCCGCGGAAGCATCGGGCCTGCCTGAATCTGATAAAACAGGTAAGGTATCGTTAGGTGCAGTGCGTACTTTGTTAGCCAGTGTTTATTTAACTACTGCTGGTTTTCCGCTTAAAAAGACTGCGAATTACGCTTTGGCCGCTGCCGAAATATTACCGGTTATAAATGGTACCGCATACACTTTGTTTGATAAGTATGATTATCTGCATGACAATGCCCACAAAAACCAGGGCGAATTGATATTTCAATCCAATTACCTGGTTGGCGTGGCTACAAATGCCATTCCCCAGTTAACTGTTCCATTTAACTTATTGGTTGGTGTATATGGCGATCACCTTGGCGCGATGATACCTACCAATGCCTTCTTTAACAGTTATGAAGCGGGCGACTTACGTGCAAAAGAAAGGCAGTTTTATTTTTCAAGCTACCCATCATCTAAAGATGGTACGATCATCAACTTTGGCGAGCATGCCCTTTACAAATATTTCCACGTAGAGAGTGCAACAGGTAATGGCCAGAGCGATGAAAACTGGACCTTTTTGCGCTTGCCAGAAGCCATGCTGATTTATGCAGAAGCAAGTAACGAAGCTGAAGGAGCACCAAATGCAACAGCAATTGCCCAACTTAATAAAATACGCGCACGTGCGCAACTGGCCCCCATAGGTGCCTTAAGCCAGGACGCATTCCGCAAAGAGGTTTGGAAAGAGCGCTATCATGAACTGGCGTATGAAAACAAAGCTTATTTTGACATACAGCGTACCCACCAGGTTTATGATGTTATCAACAATACTTTTGGCGATGCTACATCAACCAAAAACGAGCAAAATGTAACCATGAAAGCTCAGTATTACTTGTGGCCTATTCCGCAGCGCGAGATTAGCACTAATGCTAAACTAACCCAAAACCCGGGTTGGTAA
- a CDS encoding GH92 family glycosyl hydrolase, which produces MKKNIVLIGSLLMAATCAMAQQVNKVTDPVEYINPLMGTDSHYDLSNGNTYPAIALPWGMNFWTPQTGVMGDGWAYTYDAHKIRGFKQTHQPSPWMNDYGQFAIMPVTKHLKVSQNDRASWFSHKAEIAKPYYYSVYLADHDVTTEITPTERAAQFMFTYPKTDSSFIVIDALNKGSYVKIIPGEKKIVGYSTKYARGPLKNFKNYFVIYVDKPITIAQTYSDTTLSNGLELKAEHASALIGFATTHGEKVHLRVASSFISIEQAELNLKREVGNDSFDVTKQKAKDVWNKTLSRLTVEGGTIDQTRTFYSCMYRMVFFPNKLYEIDEKGNIVHYSASTGKVFPGYKFAGTGFWDTFRALYPFLNLVYPSINKEMQEGLINDYKEGGWLPEWSSPGYSAVMIGNNSASVVSEAYLKGGKGYDIEKLYEALVHGANNKGPAATGREGVEYYNTLGYVPYDVKINENAARTLEYAYDDFTIYKLGKALGKPASETDVYKKRSMNYKNLFDPSTGLMRGKNKDGSFETPFSPFKWGDAFTEGNSWHYSWSVFHDIQGLINLMGGKKQFVNKLDSVFTLPPVFDDSYYGETIHEIREMQIVNMGQYAHGNQPIQHMIYLYNYAGEPWKTQLHVRDVMNKLYKATPDGYCGDEDNGQTSAWYVFSAMGFYPVTPASDQYVLGAPLFKKITLKLENGKTVTINAANNNYANRYINTMSVNGKPYDLNWLSHKELQKGATINFNMAPTPNKTRGVKDSDVPYSLSNEAP; this is translated from the coding sequence ATGAAGAAAAACATTGTACTCATTGGTTCATTATTAATGGCTGCTACATGTGCCATGGCGCAGCAGGTAAATAAAGTAACCGACCCTGTTGAATACATTAACCCGCTGATGGGTACCGATTCGCATTATGATTTATCCAACGGTAACACTTACCCGGCAATTGCACTGCCCTGGGGTATGAACTTTTGGACACCCCAAACCGGTGTAATGGGCGATGGATGGGCTTATACTTACGATGCCCATAAAATACGTGGCTTTAAGCAAACCCACCAGCCATCGCCATGGATGAATGATTATGGGCAGTTTGCTATAATGCCGGTAACCAAACATTTAAAAGTATCGCAAAACGACCGGGCAAGCTGGTTTTCGCACAAGGCCGAGATTGCCAAACCATATTACTACAGCGTTTACCTGGCCGATCATGATGTAACTACCGAGATTACACCGACCGAAAGGGCGGCCCAGTTCATGTTTACTTATCCCAAAACAGACAGCTCTTTTATTGTGATAGACGCACTGAACAAAGGGTCGTATGTAAAGATTATTCCCGGCGAGAAAAAGATAGTAGGTTACTCTACCAAGTACGCTCGCGGCCCCTTAAAAAACTTTAAAAACTACTTTGTTATTTATGTAGATAAGCCCATCACCATTGCGCAAACCTACAGCGATACTACTCTGAGCAATGGCCTGGAACTGAAAGCCGAGCATGCAAGCGCTTTAATAGGTTTTGCCACTACCCATGGCGAGAAAGTACATCTGCGGGTAGCTTCGTCATTCATCAGCATTGAGCAGGCCGAACTGAATCTGAAAAGGGAAGTAGGCAACGACAGCTTTGACGTAACCAAACAAAAAGCTAAAGACGTTTGGAATAAAACCCTTAGCCGCTTAACTGTTGAGGGCGGTACTATTGATCAGACCCGTACGTTTTACTCCTGTATGTACCGTATGGTTTTCTTCCCGAATAAATTGTATGAGATAGACGAGAAAGGAAATATTGTACACTACAGCGCATCAACGGGTAAAGTATTCCCCGGTTATAAGTTTGCCGGTACAGGCTTTTGGGATACCTTCAGGGCGCTGTATCCGTTCCTGAACCTGGTTTATCCTTCGATTAATAAAGAGATGCAGGAAGGCCTTATTAATGATTATAAAGAAGGCGGCTGGCTACCTGAGTGGTCGAGCCCCGGATATTCTGCTGTAATGATAGGCAACAACTCTGCATCTGTAGTATCCGAAGCCTATTTAAAAGGTGGCAAAGGTTACGATATCGAAAAACTGTATGAGGCCCTGGTACACGGTGCGAACAACAAAGGGCCGGCAGCAACCGGCCGCGAAGGGGTGGAGTACTACAACACATTAGGCTATGTTCCTTACGATGTTAAGATCAACGAAAACGCCGCCCGTACCCTCGAGTATGCCTATGATGATTTCACCATTTATAAGTTAGGTAAAGCCTTAGGCAAACCTGCTTCCGAAACAGATGTGTACAAAAAGCGGAGCATGAATTATAAAAATCTGTTTGATCCATCAACCGGGTTAATGCGTGGTAAAAATAAGGATGGTTCATTTGAAACGCCTTTTAGTCCGTTTAAATGGGGCGATGCCTTTACCGAGGGCAACAGCTGGCATTACAGCTGGAGTGTGTTCCATGATATCCAGGGGCTGATAAACCTAATGGGTGGCAAAAAGCAATTTGTTAACAAGCTCGATTCGGTATTTACCTTGCCGCCGGTATTTGATGACAGTTACTACGGCGAAACTATCCACGAAATCCGCGAGATGCAGATTGTGAATATGGGGCAGTATGCTCACGGCAACCAGCCTATACAGCACATGATTTACCTGTACAACTACGCCGGCGAACCATGGAAAACCCAGCTCCATGTACGCGATGTAATGAACAAGCTGTACAAAGCCACCCCCGATGGTTATTGCGGCGATGAAGATAACGGGCAAACATCGGCCTGGTATGTATTCTCGGCCATGGGCTTTTACCCGGTAACGCCGGCCAGCGACCAATATGTGCTTGGTGCGCCTTTGTTTAAAAAGATCACTTTAAAGCTCGAGAACGGCAAAACGGTAACCATCAATGCCGCCAATAATAATTACGCCAACCGGTACATCAATACCATGAGCGTAAACGGCAAGCCTTATGATTTAAACTGGTTAAGCCACAAGGAGTTACAAAAAGGCGCAACCATCAACTTTAATATGGCCCCAACGCCTAATAAAACAAGAGGGGTAAAGGATAGCGATGTGCCTTACTCCTTATCAAACGAAGCCCCCTAA